One Tunturibacter gelidoferens genomic region harbors:
- a CDS encoding tetratricopeptide repeat protein yields MGCFALVAGFCVLTSASLHLQAVKAGSEVEEGAATRHAYSEKVAEKYNYRYGKELPFLPSNATTVNGEFLDPRLFPTADYCGHCHRESHKQWRESAHSNANRVPYYLRNVALLNDSKGIEFSRHCEGCHDPIALVSGALTQAGPKKRPYDQDGVTCTVCHSIQAIDTRGTGSYVMGIPAVLVDEGGQPVTRKVSDGEILAHLDRHSKAVMKDFYRTSAFCATCHKAALPRTLNDYKWQRAISLYDEWQNSSFAKQSPLPFYVKDSVSSCQTCHMQREKLTLTDSGAKEGQLASHRWLGANTLIPKIYGFDEQATRIVQFLQNSVFNVDIFALEHGEMVDSASEKELVAPLGLTPFTIAPGETITADVVIQNKGIAHSHVPEQRDMYESWVEFLVKDASGRILHQSGFIKPDGNLDERAHSFTNRLVNVKGGLNDLHQVWTNRVVAYNNTIQSGRSQLVRYSFVMPPASGGPITITATVKYRRFDQHFIDFGMNRHYEQPIVDMSAETRTLVVGENKPIAPGATENKEWMRWNNYGIAMLDAQQYAASAHAFQHVARLRPDYADVYTNTAIVQIQWEKYDEARPNLQKALTLAPGSARALYYQALVERNLGNMSEAIADLQKVVTSFPESRDAHRELGFSYYQLHQYDLARAEYEKVQTIDPDDLAAHYNLSILYRRLGLKDKAQQQAAIFADQKDDPTASTYALEYLRQHTEIANESVIWHTHELDMPFKPGLQPPQTVAPTSSSMSGGSF; encoded by the coding sequence ATGGGATGCTTCGCCCTCGTTGCTGGCTTCTGCGTTTTGACGTCCGCTTCTCTTCACCTGCAGGCAGTAAAAGCAGGCAGCGAAGTCGAGGAGGGCGCGGCTACTCGCCATGCTTATTCGGAAAAGGTCGCCGAAAAGTACAACTATCGCTATGGAAAAGAACTGCCGTTCCTGCCGTCGAATGCCACCACGGTCAACGGCGAGTTCCTAGACCCCAGACTCTTTCCCACCGCCGACTACTGTGGCCATTGCCATCGGGAAAGTCACAAACAGTGGCGCGAATCTGCCCACTCGAACGCCAACCGCGTTCCCTACTACCTCCGCAACGTCGCCCTCCTCAATGACTCCAAAGGTATCGAGTTCTCCCGGCACTGCGAAGGCTGCCATGATCCAATCGCACTCGTTTCAGGTGCTTTGACGCAGGCAGGCCCGAAGAAGCGTCCCTACGATCAGGACGGCGTAACCTGCACGGTTTGCCACTCCATACAGGCCATCGACACCCGCGGCACGGGCAGCTACGTCATGGGCATTCCCGCCGTGCTGGTCGACGAAGGCGGACAACCCGTCACACGCAAGGTGTCTGACGGCGAGATCCTTGCTCATCTCGACCGCCACAGCAAGGCCGTCATGAAGGACTTTTATCGCACCTCTGCGTTCTGCGCTACCTGCCACAAAGCCGCTCTGCCCCGGACTTTGAACGATTACAAGTGGCAGCGCGCCATCTCTCTCTACGACGAGTGGCAGAATTCCTCCTTCGCAAAGCAGTCTCCTTTGCCTTTCTACGTCAAAGATTCTGTCTCCTCCTGCCAGACCTGTCACATGCAGCGCGAGAAGCTGACGCTTACCGACTCAGGTGCCAAGGAGGGTCAGCTCGCATCGCATCGCTGGCTCGGAGCCAACACGCTTATCCCCAAAATCTACGGCTTCGATGAGCAGGCTACACGCATCGTTCAGTTCTTGCAGAACAGTGTCTTCAACGTCGACATTTTCGCGTTGGAACATGGCGAAATGGTCGACAGCGCCTCGGAAAAGGAGCTCGTCGCACCGCTCGGTCTCACCCCATTCACGATCGCTCCAGGTGAGACCATCACGGCAGACGTCGTCATTCAGAACAAGGGCATAGCTCACAGTCACGTACCCGAGCAGCGCGACATGTACGAGTCCTGGGTCGAGTTTCTGGTCAAGGACGCCTCAGGCAGGATTCTTCATCAAAGCGGCTTCATCAAGCCGGACGGCAATCTGGACGAACGTGCTCACAGCTTCACCAACCGCCTCGTCAACGTCAAAGGCGGCCTCAACGATCTGCATCAGGTCTGGACAAACCGCGTCGTCGCCTACAACAACACGATCCAGTCCGGCCGTTCGCAGCTTGTGCGTTACTCGTTCGTTATGCCGCCCGCGTCCGGCGGCCCTATCACGATCACGGCGACCGTCAAATACAGACGCTTCGATCAGCACTTCATCGACTTCGGCATGAATAGGCACTATGAGCAGCCTATCGTTGATATGTCCGCTGAGACCCGCACTCTCGTCGTCGGGGAGAACAAGCCAATCGCTCCCGGCGCTACTGAAAACAAGGAATGGATGCGCTGGAACAACTACGGCATCGCGATGCTGGACGCGCAGCAGTACGCCGCTTCGGCTCACGCCTTCCAGCACGTTGCCAGGCTCCGCCCTGACTACGCCGACGTCTACACCAACACCGCTATCGTCCAAATTCAATGGGAAAAGTACGACGAAGCTAGACCCAATCTGCAGAAGGCTCTCACGCTTGCTCCCGGGAGCGCCCGCGCCCTTTACTATCAAGCTCTCGTCGAGCGCAATCTGGGCAATATGAGCGAGGCCATCGCCGACCTTCAGAAAGTCGTGACCAGCTTCCCGGAGTCACGCGACGCCCATCGCGAACTTGGCTTCTCCTACTACCAGCTGCATCAGTATGACCTCGCCCGCGCAGAGTACGAGAAGGTTCAAACGATCGATCCTGATGACCTCGCTGCGCACTACAACCTTTCAATCCTCTACCGCCGTCTGGGCCTGAAAGACAAAGCCCAGCAACAGGCCGCGATCTTCGCCGACCAGAAGGACGACCCCACCGCCAGCACCTATGCACTTGAGTACCTCCGCCAGCACACTGAAATCGCAAATGAAAGCGTCATATGGCATACCCATGAATTAGACATGCCATTCAAACCGGGATTGCAGCCACCACAGACCGTCGCTCCCACTTCCAGCTCGATGAGCGGCGGCAGCTTCTGA
- a CDS encoding CRTAC1 family protein has protein sequence MKPISAKSPFRSSDGKLPSFDYDNDGWKDLFVVNGHVYRGVDKTSWGTTWAQRPLLFHNLQGTKFDLVRAVEGTGLAEVMTSRGMAFGDIFNDGKIDAVINNIDSVPALMQNVAEQRNHWIELRLVGGPKSPRDSTGATIYLTAGGIRQREDVFSGASYASSSDPRPHFGIGSAARVDKIEIHWPSGAKEEIVPPAVDRIFTIVEGKGIQNPHEHVSK, from the coding sequence ATGAAGCCAATCTCGGCGAAATCTCCATTCCGTTCCTCGGATGGGAAGCTGCCTTCTTTCGACTATGACAACGATGGCTGGAAGGATCTGTTCGTCGTGAACGGCCACGTCTATCGCGGTGTGGACAAAACTTCCTGGGGCACCACCTGGGCACAGCGGCCGCTGCTGTTTCATAATCTGCAGGGTACGAAGTTCGATCTCGTTCGAGCTGTCGAAGGTACAGGCCTCGCTGAGGTAATGACCTCCCGCGGGATGGCGTTCGGGGATATCTTCAACGACGGCAAAATCGATGCGGTGATCAACAACATCGACTCGGTTCCCGCACTCATGCAGAATGTCGCCGAGCAGCGCAACCACTGGATCGAGCTTCGCCTGGTCGGCGGCCCAAAAAGCCCTAGGGACTCCACCGGCGCAACCATCTATCTGACCGCAGGAGGCATACGCCAACGTGAAGATGTATTTAGCGGAGCCAGCTATGCCTCGTCCTCCGACCCGCGTCCGCATTTCGGCATCGGTTCTGCCGCCCGCGTTGATAAGATAGAGATCCATTGGCCTAGCGGAGCCAAAGAGGAGATCGTGCCGCCTGCGGTTGACCGTATCTTCACCATCGTTGAAGGGAAGGGAATCCAAAACCCTCACGAGCACGTCAGCAAGTAG
- a CDS encoding FG-GAP repeat domain-containing protein: MCGPRGLPGERDHLFHNNGDGTFTDVSVKAGVSDPQAFYGLGAVFIDINNDGRPDLLVANDSTPNYLYLNKGDGTFEDISYASGYALNKEGRETASMGIAVGDYRNNGLLDLYHTTFSDDYKPLYRNDGDANFTDISYEANLGEISIPFLGWEAAFFRL, encoded by the coding sequence ATGTGCGGCCCACGCGGCCTTCCCGGCGAACGGGACCACCTCTTCCACAACAACGGCGACGGTACGTTCACCGATGTCAGCGTCAAAGCCGGGGTCAGTGATCCACAGGCCTTCTACGGTCTTGGAGCTGTGTTCATAGACATCAACAACGACGGCCGCCCTGACCTGCTCGTCGCCAACGACTCTACCCCGAATTACCTGTATCTGAACAAGGGAGACGGAACCTTCGAGGACATCAGCTATGCCTCCGGTTACGCCTTGAACAAGGAGGGGCGCGAAACGGCTTCCATGGGCATCGCAGTTGGCGACTACCGCAACAACGGCCTGCTGGATCTCTACCACACCACCTTCTCCGACGACTACAAGCCGCTCTACCGCAACGATGGCGATGCCAACTTCACAGATATCAGCTATGAAGCCAATCTCGGCGAAATCTCCATTCCGTTCCTCGGATGGGAAGCTGCCTTCTTTCGACTATGA
- a CDS encoding FG-GAP repeat domain-containing protein → MGSPEKKYILDTVGSGVALLDYDNDGWLDIYLVNGSTDEALLGKEPAPHTALFHNNHDGTFTDVTAKAGVENDRWGFGVAVGD, encoded by the coding sequence ATGGGTTCCCCAGAAAAGAAGTACATCCTCGATACGGTCGGCTCGGGTGTCGCCCTGCTCGATTACGACAACGACGGCTGGCTCGATATCTATCTTGTCAACGGTTCTACCGACGAAGCGCTTCTTGGTAAAGAGCCCGCGCCCCACACCGCTCTCTTCCACAATAATCACGATGGAACTTTTACCGATGTCACGGCGAAGGCGGGTGTAGAAAACGACCGATGGGGCTTCGGCGTTGCCGTCGGCGACTAA